Genomic window (Maylandia zebra isolate NMK-2024a linkage group LG11, Mzebra_GT3a, whole genome shotgun sequence):
ATACCAATTAATGTTTGAGTAAAATATGTTACCTAAAATGTAATGAAAGTGAAGTCAGTCTTAGAAAACAAATATGTCCAGGAGAGGCTTGTTTATGTTGACCATCCGTATTCCTGCTTGCTTGTCCCTCAGATGAATCGGCCAATCCAGGTGAAACCAGCTGACAGCGAGGGCAGAGGCGGTGAGAAACACGCTTAAACATCCAAACACGTACTCCTGCATTATGTCTTTCTGTCTATGTGACATAATGACATAATGCATTCCCCTTACTGTAAACGTAACCATCCAATCCAAATCTAAATCACTCTAACCAGAACTGTAAAATCAAGCCTGTAATAAACCTTTGACGTTGTGAAGACTGGCCAAAAGGTCCTCACAGTGTACAGATGTCCTTGTTTGCCAGATAGAAGGGTAGGTGTCAAGTTGGATCAGATAGAGATGGAAAGTAGTCAGCGGGGTGCCTGGCAAGTTGCTTTCTATAAAtacgcacacatacatacacattcaGATCACACTCTTTTCATGCCACTTTCCTGGTTTATGGTCTCTGTGGTCAATACTGCAACCTGGTGGACATAAATTGAATCTGCCATaaaaagattgttttttttcttttactgaagACAGCCTTTACTCTATACCAGCCATGTCGCCAGCATTGGGAATATAACATTGAATTCATAACATTTTCTTCCCTTTCCTCCACACATCCTTGGCCTCTCAGAGGACAGGAAGTTATTTGTGGGCATGCTGGGAAAGCAGCAAAGCGATGAGGACGTCAGAAGGCTGTTTGAGCCCTTTGGCAGCATAGATGAGTGTACTGTCTTGAGAGGGCCTGATGGCACCAGCAAAGGTAAAATGCACTCAAATATAATACCACAAAGTGCTTCATTTCATGCAgtgccatttttatttttaattcaatgACTGTTTGTTACAGGGTGCGCGTTTGTGAAATTCCAAGGACATGCCGAAGCCCAAGCTGCCATCAACAGCTTGCACGGGAGCCGCACAATGCCTGTAAGCAGCATGCACATGATCGCAAAGGATAAAATCCATACgcataaaacaaacagacacaaccAAATATGTGTATGTACTTCTAAAGGCTTATACAGTGAACCGCAGGGGAGAGTTTGCATTTTTTGTAGGTaataatgtaatgtaaatgtatttgCTTTGGCCCTGCACTGCTCATTGTGCCGGGATAAGCGTGAGTCCCACGAGACTCATAAAGGATTAACTGGATAGaggaaatgaatgaatcaacacGAAGCCTGGGCCCATTAACACCGAAAATTACTTGCAATTGAAACTTAATTCTGTCTTCACCTCTGTCCTCGCAGGGGGCGTCGTCCAGTCTGGTGGTGAAGTTTGCAGACACAGAGAAGGAGCGGGGGTTGAGGAGGATGCAGCAGGTGGCCTCCCAACTCGGCATCTTCAGCCCCATGACCCTCAATTTCCCCGCCTACAATGCCTACACGCAGGCGGTCAACGCACAGGCAAGCACAGACACACGTAAACATTCGCTGTGCTGCACATGCATGCACCAAGTTTGTAAGGGGAGTGCTGTGCTTATGAAAGGATGTAATAAGTTTGAAGAGGCTATCAGTGGTCTAATTCAGGCTAATGTTATTACCCACACAACAGAACATACGTCATCTGGCATTAGCTTTCCCGCAACACACAACCATTAACCCACTGACTCGGGACATAATGGCCTTGTAATTAGATCTCTATTCATCTGTTCCTCCATCACTCCCTCTCCCTGCCCCttcctctcatttttctttcccctttttctcccactctctctctttttcccaTACCCATTTaactgtgtctttgttttctctcaccctcactttttctcccctctttctccctcctctcttttacctctccatctccatctccttCCTGTCTCTGCTTCCTTCCTTGTCCACAGCTTGTCCAACAGCAGGCCCTGGTTGCCCAGTCAGCGTACTTGTCTCCTGTGGCAACAGTTGCCGCCGTACAGATGCAGCAGATGGCAGCACTCAATGCCAATGGAATCATTGCCACACCCATTACACCCATCACACCATCCTCGGGTAGGCTTACATGCCATGCGTACTTAAATATATTCTTGGATTATTGGATGTATCTTCTAGCTGTACTTGTCAGTTTGTTATAACATCAAACATGATGCATTAGAAAAATAGTCACAaccctttttccttttaatgttTCATGTTATCGAAAGAAAAGTCTAGATTGCTGCTTCTAGGAGTTTAAAGCATtcagtttatatttttacagtGTAAGTCTAGCAAGATGAATCTTTGAATGAAGGTTTGGTTATTGAAGCAGTTGTACTCACATAGGAAATATAGTTAATGTCCTTCGAGATGCAAGATAGGCCTCTTGGTAGCTATCTTAAAAGGCCTCAAGGCACTTCTTTTGaagtattatttttaattcattttaatttcGCTGGTCACTGAGACATAAAAACTGCATGCATAGTGTTGCCAGGGaagttttatcttttttaaagaacaaagaCTTATTCTAGTTCCCTGACTTTGCCCCCAAATGGGGTTTTAAAATCCTGAAAGTTGTACTTCTACTACCATCTTTCTACCACCAGATTTCTCCCATAAATCTAAACGTTTTATTCTTTAAGAGCTGTGTCTCTCATCTCTCTGGTATAGTGAAATATTTGCAATGACAGAGACTCTGTTTTGCTGTGATATCTGTCTGTAGGTACAAACACCCCCCCAACTATTGCAGCAACACCTGTGCCAGCGCTTCCTCCACCAATAGGAGTGAATGGTTACAGCAGCGTGCCAGCTCCCTCCAATGggcaacaaacagaaacactatACACCAATGGCGTTCACCCATATCAAGGTATTTTGATCAAATCATTATGGAGTGTAGAGATATGTTTACTACTGTGATGTTGTGATGAGGACCGGACCCAAATTGCAGGACGCAAAGCAGACAAAGTGAATAAGACTAAACACAATAACAGAgacatagaaaataaaaatacaaacagaaaccaAGAACTCAATAAACACTACATAAACTCCAGGTCCATTACagatatagaaataaaataaatcacaagaatttattaatatattgcctttttttaaattctcctttttttaaaatttcatatCCCCAGCTCAGAGTCCAGCAGCAGCCTTGGACCCACTACAGCAGGCCTACGCAGGCATGCAGCACTACACAGGTTGGTGTATGCGCAGATCACAGAACTGATCACTTATAATCATCTGAATTCTTCATAGATATTAATTTCTGTGTGCTTTGCTTACATTAAGATAGACGAGGCATGCAAACAAAATCAGTAGTAAATACATCTGCTCAAAAGCCACTGAAGATGATGTGACAGATGTTCACCATATGCATGTCCTTGTAAATCAAAGTTGCACATATGGATCAATTACACGTGGCTCTAAAAATCACGTTAGCTTCAGTGAAGTCATACACATATCTAATCCATATTCAGCCgtattattattaatgcatATGTGTGTTTCCCAGCCGACGTCTCAGGGAGGAGGTTAAATCAAGATGAGCAGACTTGTGACTTTGTTATGAATGTGTCTGCTCTCAGACTGTCAAGGATAAAAGGACAGTTTGATTGACtgaattcattttgttttgatttatcCAATTTAATTAAGACACAAAAGGCTGGCGATAATGTAACACAGGACATATCATGTGTACATGATTCAATATCAAGGGGAGATGTAATGCGTGTACAGGCTCAGATCAACAGTGTCATTGTCTGGTGAACTTATTCCACTCGTATGTTACAGTTAATAGTTTTCACCTTCAGCAGAAGACGTTTCAGCTCGAACAGAGTGACTCTATTGGACGCTCCTATGTTGCCACTCGTTGTTGTGGTCCAATCATATTTTGTTGCTCCCTGTCTCTCCCAATAGCGGCGTACCCTGCTGCGTACGGATTGGTCGGGCAGCCGTTCCCCCAGCAGCCAACACTTGTTGCCCAGCAACACCAGCAGccccagcaacagcagcagagagaagGTGATGTGGTTTCCTTTCTGGCCGGGACCACGCCCCTCTCTCCAGTGATcttatttaaagttttttttattgcaaagtttttacagcCTGAGATCATTTATCAAACTCTGTCTACTGTGTggatgcgtgcgtgtgtgtgtgggtgtgtgttagGTCCAGAGGGGTGTAACATCTTCATCTACCACCTGCCTCAGGAGTTCAGTGACTCTGAGATGCTGCAGATGTTCCTGCCTTTTGGCAATGTCATCTCAGCCAAGGTGTTTGTGGACCGTGCCACCAACCAGAGCAAATGCTTCGGTGAGAAATGCAGACGGGGGAGAAAGGGGGAGGGAATGGGGGAGGACCGGTTTATCAGAGCGAAGAAAGGACAAGTGGAAAAAGTCATTGGCTGATGAAATACTGTGTTAATTAATGCGTGTAAACCCGCCTGACAAAATGACTAAAGTTAGCATTTTGCCTGTCTTTCAGGATTTGTGAGTTTTGACAACCCAGCCAGCGCTCAGGCCGCCATCCAGGCCATGAATGGCTTCCAGATTGGCATGAAGAGACTGAAAGTGCAGCTCAAAAGGCCGAAAGATGCCAACCGCCCATACTAAGTGACTACTGAGAGGATGAAGAACAAGTGAAGAGAGGTGAGGAGGTGGAGAGCAGGTGAAGAGTGGCACAATATGAGACAAGTGAGCCTTAGTATAGAGACAGAGTGCAATCAAGTCCCGCCCAAAGCAAACTAAGGCTAAAACAGTGAAACTCGTTAGTGTGGTGCAGGCATATTGTTACTGATATCCAGTGTCAGTTTTATTGGATGCTCCTCAGATGTTTACAGGACTGTGAATCATATTCAGAAAATGCTGCATTTGTATATACAATTACTTTTACACaatataatgtttaaaaaactaaaattaatactgaaatcatttttttaaagtgtatttttaactgaaaaaaataaacccaGTTTGACAGCTTtattaaactaaattaaaaagaaaattaaaattaaaagacatatttaatatttaaaaccaaggataatattaaaaaaaataaaaaactataaTAAATATGACGAGTCCAGTGGGCGTGGTTTTCAGAGTAAGACGCATTGcgctctgtctctgtgttgggGAGCAAGCGGATAAATTTGGGttagtgaggaaaaaaaagtggacAAGGTAACTTAGACTTGACAGTGCACAGCTAACTGACGGGGAAAGCTTTAACCTGACATTTCAGTGAAATATGCTTTGGGTAACTTACAGAAAAACAGCTTAATCAACTCAAGAAGAGTAATTATACTAAAATATTGtttcccttttttattttctttgacaatcttatttattttctttcctgcTGTTTTGATCTTTTCCTGAAACACCCAAGAACCTTCCGTCCAATCATAATTCACGAGGACCCCATCGCTATGGCAATGGTTGCCTAGTGACCGATAAAGCCCCGACCCCCCCTTCCTCTCACATTGTTGTAAGTTGATTGGTTGGCCTGTGTTTGGGTTGCTGTGGCGATTGATTGCCTGTGTTGGTTGCCCTTGGCAATTTTTGTTCTGTCACCTCGAGCAACCAGCCATGCGTTGACCTGCATGTCCTGTTGCTGTAGTGACCACAGACTGTGTTTGGTGCATTGtgactttattttgtattgacCTGTGCACATACTGATCAATAACTATCAATAGCCCGGACTGTACTCAGAATCAACTGATTCGATTGGATACTTGATACTTTGAATCATTTTATAGTAATTTGATCAATTCTGTAGCAACGCTCGTTACTCTTTTCAGCCTCGTTTTTGATCAGTTTCTGTAGTGTTCTGTTTGGTGTGTTTATTATTTGAACAAATGGTTTGGGTAAAGTAGTGAGCGTGGGCATCTGTGTGTAcgtatgtgtctgtgttacactgttagCGTGTAATACAGGAGAGCGTAATCCTCGTTGTATTGGTGTCTGTACAGAAAGGTGTGCAGAGGCTTCCACGGTGGACTGCTGGAGAAAGCTAGAGCAGAAATACAGTTTACTGCAAATTACATTTActtgttttattatattatgCAACATACAGTGGCCGTACATGTTGGAACAGAGGCCATGATGTGGTTGAACAGAGCTCTAAATATGGCCACAGACTGGTCCAAAGTATGGGCTACACAGGCcagaagagagacagacaaggTTACTTTCATTTTACTGACAAAGGCACACTGTACTTTGGAGCGAGCATGCATTTTGTTGAGCTGTGCTCTGATAGGCTGAGTTTTTAATCCTGGATTGTGATTTATTACAGTGTTTGATGTGCCACTTTAGTTTTTTGCTCCTTCGTTTTTCTCTCCTGAgccattttcacacatgaactCCAGACAGAGTCGGGAGAAACAGGTCACCACATTTCCGAACATGCCCTTCATTACATAGGCCACTTAGGACTCGCTGGAACTAGTAGTAGTGATGGTGAATTCACTGGCCAATTACATTCTATAGTTATACCTACAGgatatgtttattttatataattaaGATGAGCACTTAGGTGCATTATGTAAGTCTTCCAGATTTTGCGATACAGGCTAACTTTCATCTGGAGTCCCTGGCAGTTTGAGGGCATTCataggcaggaaaaaaaagcaaagatccAAGGGCACCTAAGCACAGGTAAGAGTCATAATCATATGAACGATAAAACAAAGACATAAACAAAGAAAGACAACATATTAAACACTTATAAAAACTCTCATacagacacaaagagcattaaCACAATTACAAAAGCAGCGACCTGCAACACACTAAATCCGCTTACGTCACGTTTGATTGACATGGACTTTGTACCGGAGAGCAGGCAATTTAAACACTGTTTCAATTTTTCACATTGCACCTATTCCGCGTCATTTCTAGAAAAGTTCAGCGCTGCggtgcatgtgtgaaaacagctttttaTATATATCCCTATCACTTCTTTTGTGCTCTTTTCTCCCTCTTCCCCTCACCACCTCcttgctcctcttcttcttttccctcctctctctgtcaggtttttttctttctgcttctcTCCCCTCCAGTCTCTTCTTTCTATCCCTCTAGCTCGTGTTTTGAGGTAAAGGGTATGTGGTTACCATGGtggtatataaaaaaaaaaaactgtgaaaaaaagtGCCTCTTGCTTATTGGAGAACAGCCTTCAACTATAGGAATTCTGGGAGAAAAATAACAAGAGAGATTGTGACGTAAATGTAATCCTCCACAAACCCGTAACCTTTACCAGAGAGCAGAAAATGTGTAGCTGCTGTCAGGTCGGTGTTTGGAGGCACTTTCAAATGGCAGCACACATTATAAATAAAGGATTCAGCTTCTATTTCTAGACAAGCTTTTACATAACAAATCCTTGTGGGTAATAAGAAGGCCATGTAATACCTCGGTATAATACAAAAAGTTGTGGCCACTTCTTTATCCTGATTAAAATGATCACCCAGAATTTCTATACTGCAAATGCCAGAGAGTGATGCATGTTGGTAGTAGTGTTTGCTTGCTATGAATCGAGGCACATGTTCATAAGGACACAGAGACATAAGTGCATACTTCTAGATTCTGTAGActtactaacacacacacacacacacatttacatccAAACACACACCTACAGTCCCACAGTAACACATTTGAGTGATTTTCACTGTATTGAGTTGCATGATCCaggcactgtgtgtgtatgtgtttaaaGCACCATGAGTTACCGCTGCTGAAAGACAGAATGATGCTTTCTTGTTTGACGCACTCACCTTAGACTGAAGCTAAGCGAAGCTAGCAGCATCCTGAGGTGCAGTTTGCTGCAGGAAGTGTGGCAGTCAGGCCTACACAGGAGTCTTGTTTGACAAGCTGTGAAGATCAGAGAGAAACGCAGAGCCTCAGAGTATTTATAACTCTAACAGATCCTCCCTCCTTCTCTGTCCCTCTCTCCTTTTATCACTCCCTCTACCCTCCAACTCTCCTGCCTTCACAGGTGACCTTTCAGAGTCCAGCCGAGGAGGAATCCCAGGGTTCATTGTGCTTTCAGACTGTCTGCTGCCTGTGAGCGTACGCGGACTGCAGCCACACtcacgcaaacacacaaacatacatcaaCACCGAACCTCATAGGGTTCGTGGCTGATATGtacataaaatgcacaaaaacacacacacacacttgctgacacttacacaaatacacacgcGAGTCAGTAATCTCACCCATACGGCCGAGACCTTGGTTTGACCGTAGTCTGTGTGGAACAGGGTGTTTAGTACAGCTAAGACAACTCAGACCAAGTGAGAAGGGTGAAATCAACCTGCTGATATATCACTCCAATAGACTTTAACTTGTCTATACCATGTCTAATACATGACAAATATAGAGGGACCGATGTTTCATAATAAAAAcccaagaaaatacaaaaaaagacgACTAAATGAGTAGGTTAGAGAGACTTTGGAGAAGATCCTAATGACCTGTAAATAGTTTAGTTTACAAagagcagcatttaaaaaacaagaaaaatgcaaaaagaatACTACTTTAGATAAACACTGAGCAGGACACagcaacattattattattattattattatcattattattattattaccactagtaacatcatcatcttcatgAAAGGAAAATACATTCCAAATTGTAAAATGGGAAATCACTAACCTATTTTAAATTTCTACTTAGACTTTAGGTGAAACACGGGGGAGGGAGGGATTGCACTTTTATTCGGGAGGTTTTAATATTTgagctattttttatttatttactaatttatcaattattttgtttattgggAGAAAAGGGGGTTTGAGTGGGTTGCAATATTTTGATTTAGGATTTtctagaggaaaaaaaacaacttttgagggtctgtctctctcacttcTTGCAATCGAGTAATTATAATGTATGTATTAATTATTACAGCaattatatttatttctaaTTTATTGAATCCTGTTTTTGATCCACtctctttttaagtttaaataaaaagtatCATACTAAAATGTCTGATGTGTAATCCATGTGagtgtttgcatgcatgtggGAGGGGAAGAAAGGGAGCAGGACTGGTCCAATGAAAATCTGCATTTGGAAGGTTCAGCAAGGAAGAGAGCGCACATCCAACTTTTCACCAGGAGGGGGCATCGCTACAGTAATCAGAGAAGAAGGAGAGAATTGAAATACCAATTAAGCTGCACAGCTTGTGATCTCATTTCATTCTTTATGGGAGCAGGCTACTTTTCTAATAGTAGATGCATTTGTCTTTCTCAGGAATAAGTATACAAGAGTATTATTTCTAATGATTAATTTACCAATAGAGAAaactatttaataataatgtgaTGTGTGCAGAgcacatttttaagaaaaaattaTTAAGCTGACTAAATATGAGTCCACAGGTGTGGGATTTGTTAGACCACTGAGAGGATACATTAAGTAGAGGAAATTTTGAGCATCAGACTTTTAATTTCCTGTGCTTGGATTTTAACTCCTTCTATCCTTCAGTCTATGGTGGACATATCTGGATTTAGATGAGGggatatacacacacaacacacacagccgTCTACATAATCCCTATGCTTCGCTAATGTTTCCCACTGAGATCTACAGCTACAAAAGTGTTTCTCTGGccaaaacaagtaaataatttaATAGGAAGAGATCATTCTGACATTTATTACAATATTGATTGAGGTTAGCAGCCAAAAAAGACCTCATCAATTTTATTatactacatttattttttatggtgCATGAGCCCATTCAAAGATAAGATGTCAAATTGGGAATATTCCAGGATGTGATATTTTCATTACCGCATGGGCTTTCTTAATATTTTATGTTATTCAAGTATAAAATATTCTATTTATTGAAGGTCTTTTATCATAGATTGTGTTTGATTAAACTTTTAGCTGTTGCAAAAAATAGGTAAATACAATACATCTCATGTTATTTAACCTTATCTTTGTGACCAATTCAAATACTTGTATGATTCAAAGTTAAGTTAGGACCAAGACATACCCCCACCCCCCGCCCTCACTTTGTGGGCCAAATATAGTATTTAATATAATTAAACTCAAGCACAGCCTTATTGATCTGATCTGAACTTTGGCTTCCTGGAACAAACTGTTTGACAGGCTGGCTGTGAGTCAGATATGAAGATCCTTTGACCCCTCAGCTGCTTCTCTTATAGTTCACGTGTCACTAGGAAAATAGTTATGTCTGtagaaaatatacaaaataaaatatcctaTTGTAATGatcctgttattattattattattattattatttatttatttatttatttaaaaaatatttgattAAACGCCCAGTAAAATGTAACAGAAAGGTCACGAGTGAGTGGGACATCACCAAAAGATTTCTACATTATAGTAAACATTCAGTCAACAGCAGATGCTACGTCCGCAAATAACGAGGTTAAAGGTCAGCCACGGCAAAGCTTCCAGCCGATCAGAAAAGTATTGTAAGTTacgaaatgtaaaaaaaaaaaaaaactatagctTTTTAgataaaaaaccaaaaacaaatatcAGACACTTTGGATTAACACGGCTGTTTCGGATACAAAGATTTGGGTGTAAAACTTATTCCGAGCGGAAACAAAACGcggatgtgtgtgtgagtgtgtatgagCCAAATGCTCTCTCATGTGCTTGGACGTCATCTGCGTCCCTCCCTCTCCGTTATTCCCTCactcctccctctctgtctgcgCCTCTCAGTCCGCTCTCCTGCCGGCCCGACCCCATCCTCTGTCCGGCCACAAAGACCCCCGTCGACTCCCAGGACACACGAGGGGGGATTAGCTGGGACACGACgagggaggggggaaaaaaactaccTGAACACTGCTGGGAGAAAAGCCACCGATATCGCATTGCAGCATCTCACACATTCTCCCCCATCTGTAGCTCCCCTTTCCTTCCCTTTTTTCGCACATTGTTCCCAATGGAAACATGTAAAAATCAGTAAGCTGCGCCCTTCTGAGCACAACCAGCGGGCTGGGCACACTCAACGGGACCgttagctttttttttccagtgagcTACGCGGGACcaggagaaaaagacaaaaaacaactgACAATTTTTGGTGGAAAGaagattttttcttcttcttcacggCGCGAGAAGGACACCAAAGTAAGTACCGTTTCACTTTCATGTCGGTGGTAGACGTTGGTCGTTTTGTGCGCCTGAGTGTTTGCGGGAGACGCACGCTCCGCATCTTCGCTCACCTCAGACGTCATTACGCACTCATGCAGGAATCGGGCAATTAAAAATAACAGGCCGCTTTCGGTCTCTTAACAAAAGAAAGAGAATAAAAACGCGGCGTAAGCTGGGTTCATATGTGATGGTTGATTATTCCTGCCAGTggctgtgtaatatgatgacaCGAGGGCAGTCTGGCGCTTGAACGGTGGATCGCTAAAGTTTGCTAACTAGCCACATTATCACTgtaactaacacacacacacacacacacacaagtcacagcCCCACTATACAAATATAgttttaaataatatatatCGTTTTTTCTATGTTTAATAATCTCCGTTTCACCCTCTCCTTCAGGCAGTCTTTAATGTGGTTCACTTTGCAGTAGCTACATTAAAGCAAATCTGCAGAATGCTAAGTAAACATAAATACTAAAGCTTTAGAATGAGAGGAGGCAGCTGTAGCTGCCGTACGGGaaataattgtttgttttgttgatgtTACCACAATGACTCTTTCATACTCAGACGTGTAAATACGTGACAGCAGGCAAGTATGTATAATATATTGTCACAGTTATAATATCCAAGAAGTAGGTTAATTAGAGGAGTGCCATATGTGAGTCAGACCAATAAAACCAATTTGTACAACATTTTCCATTTAATGTAAAGAAGTCCACTCTGGAGATGTTTTTAGCACTTAGCCAATATAGACCCACATTTAATAAGTTGAAAGATACTGTATAAACAGAAACCCCCACTTTACTATATGCTTTAATGGCCAGATAatataatattttgtttcttgctaaattgttttttacatttaattagcATTTTATTAACAAAACAAACCGTTGATAGAATGAGATGTCATTAAAGTCTTCTCATATTCAGTTCTTGTTTAGTTAACCACCATAGTGTATATATATGGCTTCACTGTAGGAGCCACTATTGTTTTATGTTTGCAGCTCCGGCTACCAGCTGGCACCTCTTGTGTTTACTGCTTATTTAGGTGTATGTATTTAAGGGACAGCAGCTACAGGTGCTGCCTGTTGCCAAGGCAAACATCTTTTTGACTGTGCTATCGTGTAACTATAACGTGTTGAGAAGATGTGCACTCAGTGGTACTTTAAATAGACACTACATTTACAGTTCTGTCACCTTATGAGGGGATAGAAGTACTTTTAACTTTACAGACTTTTACTCCCgtgcagtgaaaataaaatgaatagtgGTCCAAAAGGGACCATTAAGTGGGATTTGCACTTCTACGTTAAATCTACACCATAACCTATGCTATAACCTGA
Coding sequences:
- the LOC101467528 gene encoding CUGBP Elav-like family member 3 isoform X1, yielding MKEADAIKLFVGQIPRNLEEKDLKPIFEQFGKIYELTVIKDKYTGMHKGCAFLTYCARESALKAQSALHEQKTLPGMNRPIQVKPADSEGRGEDRKLFVGMLGKQQSDEDVRRLFEPFGSIDECTVLRGPDGTSKGCAFVKFQGHAEAQAAINSLHGSRTMPGASSSLVVKFADTEKERGLRRMQQVASQLGIFSPMTLNFPAYNAYTQAVNAQLVQQQALVAQSAYLSPVATVAAVQMQQMAALNANGIIATPITPITPSSGTNTPPTIAATPVPALPPPIGVNGYSSVPAPSNGQQTETLYTNGVHPYQAQSPAAALDPLQQAYAGMQHYTAAYPAAYGLVGQPFPQQPTLVAQQHQQPQQQQQREGPEGCNIFIYHLPQEFSDSEMLQMFLPFGNVISAKVFVDRATNQSKCFGFVSFDNPASAQAAIQAMNGFQIGMKRLKVQLKRPKDANRPY
- the LOC101467528 gene encoding CUGBP Elav-like family member 3 isoform X2, coding for MNRPIQVKPADSEGRGEDRKLFVGMLGKQQSDEDVRRLFEPFGSIDECTVLRGPDGTSKGCAFVKFQGHAEAQAAINSLHGSRTMPGASSSLVVKFADTEKERGLRRMQQVASQLGIFSPMTLNFPAYNAYTQAVNAQLVQQQALVAQSAYLSPVATVAAVQMQQMAALNANGIIATPITPITPSSGTNTPPTIAATPVPALPPPIGVNGYSSVPAPSNGQQTETLYTNGVHPYQAQSPAAALDPLQQAYAGMQHYTAAYPAAYGLVGQPFPQQPTLVAQQHQQPQQQQQREGPEGCNIFIYHLPQEFSDSEMLQMFLPFGNVISAKVFVDRATNQSKCFGFVSFDNPASAQAAIQAMNGFQIGMKRLKVQLKRPKDANRPY